The genomic interval TTTGATTCAGCGCGCAAACTTCGTGGCGGTTCATCAATTCAACTTCCTGGATCGTTACGATGTTCTCAGTCTAGCCAGTCCGGGTGCCACCTTCCTGCTGAACAGCCCTTACGCGGCGGACGAGGTCTGGGATCATCTTCCGCGGGTCGTGCAGAAGGAGATAATCAGCAAGAAGCTCAAATTCTACGTGATCAACGCCTACGACGTCGCAAGACAAACCGGGATGGGCGTGCGCATTAATACCATCATGCAGACGTGTTTCTTCGCCATTAGCGGCGTGCTGCCGCGCGACGAAGCGATTCAAAGGATCAAAGACTCCATAAAAAAGACCTATGGCAATCGTGGGGAAGCCGTAGTGAACCAGAACTACAAGGCAGTTGATGCCGCGATTGAGAACATGCACGAAGTTAGTGTGCCTTTGAGCGTCACCAGCGACTTTGACCTCTCTCCGATTGTTCCCGCTAGCGCGCCGGAGTTCGTCCAAAGAGTCACCGCGCCGATCATCGCGGGCAAGGGCGATAGCTTGCCTGTGAGTGCCTTCCCTGTTGATGGAACCTATCCGGTAGGCACGGCTCAATGGGAAAAGCGCAACATCGCGCTTGAAGTTCCTGTCTGGGAAACCGATCTGTGCATACAGTGCGGCAAGTGCCTGTTTGTATGTCCGCACTCGACCATACGCGCGAAGGTCTTCGATGAGTCTCTGGTGGCGAATGCACCTGATGGATTCAAGCATATGCCGGCGAAGTGGCGCGAGTTAAGCGATCAGATCTACACGATTCAGGTTGCGGTCGAAGACTGCACGGGCTGCCGTTTGTGCGTTGAGGTCTGCCCCGCAAAGGATAAGAGCAACGTTTCGCGCAAAGCGCTTAACATGAGTCCGCAGCAACCGCTTCGCGACCGCGAGCGCGTTAACTGGGACTACTTTCTCACGCTGCCCGACAAGCCGCGCGATGGAGGCTTACGGTATAACACAATCAAGAACGTTCAACTGCTTCAGCCGCTCTTCGAGTTCTCAGGTGCGTGCTCGGGTTGCGGCGAGACGCCGTACATCAAGCTGGTCACGCAGCTCTTCGGCGACCGCGCGATTATCGCAAACGCGACCGGATGCTCAAGCATCTACGGCGGAAACTTGCCGACGACTCCCTACACGATCAACAGCGATGGCAGAGGACCCGCGTGGAGCAACTCACTGTTCGAGGACAACGCCGAGTTCGGGCTGGGCATGAGGTTTGCACTCGATCAACAAAGCGGTTACGCGAGACAACTGATCGAGCGCCTGCACTCGCTGATAGGCGGACCCCTTACCGAGTGCTTGTTGGGCACCGATCAATCCACGGCCGAAGGGATCAACATTCAAAGAGAGTGTGTCGCCGCGCTCAAAGCCAAGCTGCGCGATGTGCACGAGCCCGAGGTTCGCGATCTACTCACCGTGTGCGATGCGCTGGTCAACAAGAGCGTGTGGATAGTCGGCGGCGACGGCTGGGCATACGACATTGGCTACGGCGGGCTGGATCACGTGCTTGCGAGCGGGCAAAACGTTAACGTGCTCGTGCTCGACACCGAGGTCTATTCAAACACCGGGGGGCAAGCTTCGAAGGCAACTCCGATGGGCGCGGTGGCTAAGTATGCCTCGGGCGGGAAGCCAACGGCAAAGAAGGACCTCGGCTTGATGGCGATGAGTTACGGCAACGTTTACGTCGCGCAAGTGGCGATGGGCGCGAATGATATTCACACGCTGAAGACGTTCATTGAAGCCGAATCCCACGACGGGCCCTCGCTGATCATCGCCTACAGCCATTGCATCGCGCACGGCATCGACATGTCGAAGGGGATGAACCAGCAAAAGATGGCGGTGGAATCCGGCTGCTGGCCGCTCTACCGGCACGATCCTCGCCTCGCGTCGGAGGGCAAGAACCCGTTCCAGTTGGATTCTAAGGAGCCGAGCATCTCGCTGAAAGACTACATCTACACTGAGGGGCGGTATCGCATACTTCAGCAAAGCGACCCGGCTACCGCGAAGCACCTCCTCGGCCAGGCTCAACAGGAAGTGAAAGAGCGATGGAGGTACTACAAGCAACTGTCCGAGATGAATGAGGTGATGCATGAGCTTTAGCTTCGACATGGCTTCACACATACGACATAAGAATTACCCATCTCGCGGTCGGGAAGGGTGGCTTGGCCCCGCCTCTTCTGCGGTTCTGACGTTGGCTTGAAACAAGGCGGGGGCAAGCCACCCTTCCCGACCGCGAGATGGGCGCGCACTCTGAGAGATTGCGATGGCGGCTGAACAGAGGAGGGACCCGCGATGAATATGGAAACGGAATACTTGGGGATGACGCTTAAGAATCCGATCGTGCCTTCGTCATCGCCGCTGTCGCACAGTGTTGACAGCATCCGGCGTCTTGAAGACGCGGGCGCTTCTGCCGTGGTCATGTATTCGCTATTTGAAGAACAGATAACGAGCGAGAGTTTCTATCTCGACTATTATCTCAGCCACGGCACCGACAGCTACGCGGAGTCGCTTAGCTATTTCCCCGAGATGCAGACTTACAACGTCGGCCCCGATGAATATCTCGAGCTAATCCGCCGAGCGAAGGAAGCGGTCGAAATTCCCATCATCGGCAGCCTCAACGGCACTTCTACGGGCGGCTGGATCGACTACGCTTGCCGCATCGAAGAAGCGGGCGCCAACGCCTTGGAGCTGAATGTCTATTACATCCCGACCAGCACCTATCTGATGGGCGCCGAAGTCGAATACATCTACACTGACATTCTGCACGACGTGAAAAGCGCGATAGAGATTCCCGTCGCGATGAAGCTGAGTCCATACTTCAGCTCGACTGCCAACATGGCGCAGCGACTCGCCGATGGAGGCGCCGACGGACTGGTGTTGTTCAACCGGTTCTATCAACCTGACCTGGATATTGAAAAGCTCGAAGTTGTCTCGCGACTCGTGTTGAGCAACTCAGATGAACTGCGGCTGCCCTTATGTTGGGTGGGCCTGTTGTACGGCCGCGTAAATGTGGACTTCGCTATCACAAGCGGCGTGCATACTCACCAAGATGCGCTCAAAGGGCTGATGGCTGGCGCTAAGGTGACGATGATGGCCTCAGAGCTCTTGCAGAATGGAATCAATCGCATCGGTGAGATTCTCGATGAAATGAAACGTTGGATGGAAGAGCACGAGTACAGCTCGGTTAGACAGATGATCGGAAGCATGAGCCAGCAAAACGTCGTCGAGACAGCCGCATTCGAGCGGGCGAACTACATGAAGATGCTGGCGTCGTATCGACCGCTTAGTTAGACGCCCGGCTTTTCGTTAAGCCGCTCTTAAAACTGGAGGCCCCAAGCCAATGGCACAACAAGATGTGGAACAGGCAAGCACGCCTGAACAGCTTCGCGCCTTTATAAAGGCCTTGCTGAATGATCTGCGCGCGCTCGAGAAAATGATTGCCTCGGGCATGATCGAGTCGGGTGTCCGAAGGATAGGAG from Acidobacteriota bacterium carries:
- the nifJ gene encoding pyruvate:ferredoxin (flavodoxin) oxidoreductase — its product is MHREQVTIDGNEAAAYVAFKTNEIIAIYPITPSSPMGEFADGWATSKEKNIWGMTPVVREMQSEGGAAGAVHGALQSGVLTTTFTASQGLLLMMPNMFKIAGELTSTVFHIAARSIASHALSIFGDHSDVMTTRTTGWAMLFANSIQETMDFALIAQASTLRARVPFLHVFDGFRTSHEVMKIEKLSEDDIRRVIDPNLVRAHRERALTPDHPVIRGTAQNPDVFFQSRERVNPYYQETPGTVQEVMNVFAALVGRRYHLFDYSGANDAERVIVMMGSGCETTEETVHALRDSGEKVGLVKVRLYRPFSGKDLLEALPTTVKKIAVLDRTKEPGGAGEPLYQDVITALAEATMSGESRFQQTPRVVGGRYGLASKEFTPAMVKGVFDELKKDKPKNHFSIGIVDDVSFTSLSYDAGFNTEPEDEVRAVFWGLGSDGTVSANKNSIKIIGEETSNYAQGYFVYDSKKAGAVTVSHLRFGPRPIQSTYLIQRANFVAVHQFNFLDRYDVLSLASPGATFLLNSPYAADEVWDHLPRVVQKEIISKKLKFYVINAYDVARQTGMGVRINTIMQTCFFAISGVLPRDEAIQRIKDSIKKTYGNRGEAVVNQNYKAVDAAIENMHEVSVPLSVTSDFDLSPIVPASAPEFVQRVTAPIIAGKGDSLPVSAFPVDGTYPVGTAQWEKRNIALEVPVWETDLCIQCGKCLFVCPHSTIRAKVFDESLVANAPDGFKHMPAKWRELSDQIYTIQVAVEDCTGCRLCVEVCPAKDKSNVSRKALNMSPQQPLRDRERVNWDYFLTLPDKPRDGGLRYNTIKNVQLLQPLFEFSGACSGCGETPYIKLVTQLFGDRAIIANATGCSSIYGGNLPTTPYTINSDGRGPAWSNSLFEDNAEFGLGMRFALDQQSGYARQLIERLHSLIGGPLTECLLGTDQSTAEGINIQRECVAALKAKLRDVHEPEVRDLLTVCDALVNKSVWIVGGDGWAYDIGYGGLDHVLASGQNVNVLVLDTEVYSNTGGQASKATPMGAVAKYASGGKPTAKKDLGLMAMSYGNVYVAQVAMGANDIHTLKTFIEAESHDGPSLIIAYSHCIAHGIDMSKGMNQQKMAVESGCWPLYRHDPRLASEGKNPFQLDSKEPSISLKDYIYTEGRYRILQQSDPATAKHLLGQAQQEVKERWRYYKQLSEMNEVMHEL
- a CDS encoding dihydroorotate dehydrogenase-like protein — protein: MNMETEYLGMTLKNPIVPSSSPLSHSVDSIRRLEDAGASAVVMYSLFEEQITSESFYLDYYLSHGTDSYAESLSYFPEMQTYNVGPDEYLELIRRAKEAVEIPIIGSLNGTSTGGWIDYACRIEEAGANALELNVYYIPTSTYLMGAEVEYIYTDILHDVKSAIEIPVAMKLSPYFSSTANMAQRLADGGADGLVLFNRFYQPDLDIEKLEVVSRLVLSNSDELRLPLCWVGLLYGRVNVDFAITSGVHTHQDALKGLMAGAKVTMMASELLQNGINRIGEILDEMKRWMEEHEYSSVRQMIGSMSQQNVVETAAFERANYMKMLASYRPLS